Proteins from one Cervus canadensis isolate Bull #8, Minnesota chromosome 25, ASM1932006v1, whole genome shotgun sequence genomic window:
- the RASSF9 gene encoding ras association domain-containing protein 9 isoform X1, producing the protein MAPFGRNLLKTRHKNRSPTKEMDSEEKEIVVWVCQEEKIVCGLTKRTTSADVIQALLEEHETTFGEKRFLLGKPSDYCIIEKWRGSERVLPPLTRILKLWKAWGDEQPNMQFVLVKADAFLPVPLWRTAEAKLVQNTEKLWELSPANYMKTLPPDKQKRIVRKTFRKLAKIKQDTVSQERDSMETLVHLIISQDHTINQQVKRMKELDLEIEKCEAKFHLDRVENNGENYVQDAYMMPSFREVEQKLCLEYDERQILEDLRESDGIVQLEERLIYYRKLIDKLSAEIEKEVKSVFMEINEDAEGAAASELESSNLESVRCDLEKSMKAGLKIHSHLSGIQKEIKYSDSLLQMKAKEYELLAKEFNSLHISSADECELKETRGKESEVPTSNGVVSPFPQRIFNMYTNDTDSDTGISSNHSQDSETTAGDVVLLST; encoded by the exons ATGGCTCCCTTTGGAAGAAACTTGCTAAAGACTCGGCATAAAAACAG atcCCCAACTAAAGAAATGGattcagaagagaaggaaattgtGGTTTGGGTTTGCCAAGAAGAGAAGATTGTCTGTGGGCTAACCAAACGCACCACCTCTGCTGACGTCATCCAGGCTTTGCTTGAGGAACACGAGACTACATTTGGGGAGAAACGATTTCTTCTGGGAAAGCCCAGTGATTACTGCATCATAGAAAAGTGGAGAGGCTCTGAACGGGTTCTTCCTCCCCTAACTAGAATCCTGAAGCTTTGGAAAGCATGGGGAGACGAGCAGCCTAATATGCAGTTTGTTTTGGTTAAAGCAGATGCTTTTCTTCCAGTTCCCTTGTGGCGGACAGCTGAAGCCAAATTAgtgcaaaatacagaaaaactgtGGGAGCTCAGCCCAGCAAATTACATGAAGACATTACCAccagataaacaaaaaagaattgtCAGGAAAACTTTCCGGAAGCTGGCTAAAATTAAGCAGGACACAGTTTCCCAAGAGCGAGATAGTATGGAGACATTAGTTCATCTGATTATTTCCCAGGATCACACTATTAATCAACAAGTCAAGAGAATGAAAGAGCTGGATCTGGAAATTGAAAAGTGTGAAGCTAAATTTCATCTTGATCGGGTAGAAAATAATGGTGAAAATTATGTCCAGGATGCATATATGATGCCCAGTTTCAGGGAAGTTGAGCAAAAACTATGCTTGGAATATGATGAAAGGCAGATTCTGGAGGACCTGCGAGAAAGTGATGGAATTGTACAGCTGGAGGAACGACTGATCTACTACAGAAAGCTCATTGATAAGCTCTCTGCCGAAatagagaaagaagtaaaaagtgTTTTCATGGAGATAAATGAAGATGCAGAAGGGGCAGCTGCCAGTGAGCTCGAAAGCTCTAATTTAGAGAGTGTTAGGTGTGATTTGGAGAAAAGCATGAAAGCTGGTTTGAAAATTCACTCTCACTTGAGTGGCATCCAGAAAGAGATTAAATACAGTGACTCATTGCTTCAGATGAAAGCCAAGGAATATGAGCTCCTCGCCAAGGAGTTCAATTCCCTTCATATCAGCAGTGCAGATGAATGCGAGCTGAAGGAAACCAGAGGAAAGGAATCCGAGGTGCCCACCAGCAATGGAGTGGTTTCTCCTTTTCCTCAAAGAATATTTAACATGTATACCAATGACACGGACTCAGACACTGGTATCAGCTCTAACCACAGTCAGGACTCAGAAACAACTGCCGGAGATGTGGTGCTGTTGTCAACGTAA
- the RASSF9 gene encoding ras association domain-containing protein 9 isoform X2 yields MDSEEKEIVVWVCQEEKIVCGLTKRTTSADVIQALLEEHETTFGEKRFLLGKPSDYCIIEKWRGSERVLPPLTRILKLWKAWGDEQPNMQFVLVKADAFLPVPLWRTAEAKLVQNTEKLWELSPANYMKTLPPDKQKRIVRKTFRKLAKIKQDTVSQERDSMETLVHLIISQDHTINQQVKRMKELDLEIEKCEAKFHLDRVENNGENYVQDAYMMPSFREVEQKLCLEYDERQILEDLRESDGIVQLEERLIYYRKLIDKLSAEIEKEVKSVFMEINEDAEGAAASELESSNLESVRCDLEKSMKAGLKIHSHLSGIQKEIKYSDSLLQMKAKEYELLAKEFNSLHISSADECELKETRGKESEVPTSNGVVSPFPQRIFNMYTNDTDSDTGISSNHSQDSETTAGDVVLLST; encoded by the coding sequence ATGGattcagaagagaaggaaattgtGGTTTGGGTTTGCCAAGAAGAGAAGATTGTCTGTGGGCTAACCAAACGCACCACCTCTGCTGACGTCATCCAGGCTTTGCTTGAGGAACACGAGACTACATTTGGGGAGAAACGATTTCTTCTGGGAAAGCCCAGTGATTACTGCATCATAGAAAAGTGGAGAGGCTCTGAACGGGTTCTTCCTCCCCTAACTAGAATCCTGAAGCTTTGGAAAGCATGGGGAGACGAGCAGCCTAATATGCAGTTTGTTTTGGTTAAAGCAGATGCTTTTCTTCCAGTTCCCTTGTGGCGGACAGCTGAAGCCAAATTAgtgcaaaatacagaaaaactgtGGGAGCTCAGCCCAGCAAATTACATGAAGACATTACCAccagataaacaaaaaagaattgtCAGGAAAACTTTCCGGAAGCTGGCTAAAATTAAGCAGGACACAGTTTCCCAAGAGCGAGATAGTATGGAGACATTAGTTCATCTGATTATTTCCCAGGATCACACTATTAATCAACAAGTCAAGAGAATGAAAGAGCTGGATCTGGAAATTGAAAAGTGTGAAGCTAAATTTCATCTTGATCGGGTAGAAAATAATGGTGAAAATTATGTCCAGGATGCATATATGATGCCCAGTTTCAGGGAAGTTGAGCAAAAACTATGCTTGGAATATGATGAAAGGCAGATTCTGGAGGACCTGCGAGAAAGTGATGGAATTGTACAGCTGGAGGAACGACTGATCTACTACAGAAAGCTCATTGATAAGCTCTCTGCCGAAatagagaaagaagtaaaaagtgTTTTCATGGAGATAAATGAAGATGCAGAAGGGGCAGCTGCCAGTGAGCTCGAAAGCTCTAATTTAGAGAGTGTTAGGTGTGATTTGGAGAAAAGCATGAAAGCTGGTTTGAAAATTCACTCTCACTTGAGTGGCATCCAGAAAGAGATTAAATACAGTGACTCATTGCTTCAGATGAAAGCCAAGGAATATGAGCTCCTCGCCAAGGAGTTCAATTCCCTTCATATCAGCAGTGCAGATGAATGCGAGCTGAAGGAAACCAGAGGAAAGGAATCCGAGGTGCCCACCAGCAATGGAGTGGTTTCTCCTTTTCCTCAAAGAATATTTAACATGTATACCAATGACACGGACTCAGACACTGGTATCAGCTCTAACCACAGTCAGGACTCAGAAACAACTGCCGGAGATGTGGTGCTGTTGTCAACGTAA